One window of the Osmerus mordax isolate fOsmMor3 chromosome 2, fOsmMor3.pri, whole genome shotgun sequence genome contains the following:
- the LOC136967871 gene encoding LOW QUALITY PROTEIN: CMRF35-like molecule 3 (The sequence of the model RefSeq protein was modified relative to this genomic sequence to represent the inferred CDS: substituted 1 base at 1 genomic stop codon): MTVFLILLFVKATALSSISGPALVTSIMGESVQISCLYHPFYSDKVKFWCRVSYWYFCRVVVRSDQPQNMNNNVTIIDNKNLGISTVTMKAVXLEDSDSYWCAIETAGQGVSFAVSVRVSERHKSQITSLTTTTTIGTTTIPTSTSPATSTHSEATTCLTPLLNATGPLYNSTIHVTSSVTSEDDPVWRVWRLVRWILFVVLFLFQILFNTVAYRFVET; this comes from the exons ATGACAGTCTTTTTAATTTTATTATTTGTGAAAG CAACGGCCTTGTCCTCTATATCTGGCCCAGCCCTTGTGACGAGCATCATGGGTGAATCTGTTCAGATATCCTGCCTCTACCATCCCTTCTACAGTGACAAGGTCAAGTTCTGGTGTAGGGTCTCCTACTGGTATTTCTGTAGGGTTGTAGTTAGATCAGATCAACCTCAAAACATGAACAATAATGTGACAATAATAGACAACAAGAACCTGGGAATATCTACTGTCACTATGAAGGCTGTTTGACTAGAGGATAGTGATTCTTACTGGTGTGCGATTGAAACAGCTGGTCAAGGGGTGTCCTTTGCTGTGAGTGTTCGTGTTTCTGAAC GACATAAATCACAGATCACATCATTAACAACTACTACAACAATTGGTACCACAACAATACCAACTTCAACTTCCCCAGCAACATCAACTCATTCTGAGGCAACAACATGCCTGACTCCCCTGCTGAATGCAACAGGTCCATTGTACAACTCTACAATACATGTGACAAG ttctgtgacttccgAGGATGACCCTGTGTGGAGAGTTTGGAGACTTGTTCGATGGATCCTCTTTGTCGTGCTCTTTCTGTTTCAGATTCTATTCAACACAGTAGCCTATAGATTTGTTGAGACTTGA